In Streptomyces qaidamensis, one DNA window encodes the following:
- the ftsZ gene encoding cell division protein FtsZ, translated as MAAPQNYLAVIKVIGVGGGGVNAINRMIEVGLKGVEFIAINTDAQALLMSDADVKLDVGRELTRGLGAGANPAVGRKAAEDHREEIEEVLKGADMVFVTAGEGGGTGTGGAPVVANIARSLGALTIGVVTRPFTFEGRRRANQAEDGIAELREEVDTLIVIPNDRLLSISDRQVSVLDAFKSADQVLLSGVQGITDLITTPGLINLDFADVKSVMSEAGSALMGIGSARGDDRAVAAAEMAISSPLLEASIDGARGVLLSISGGSDLGLFEINEAAQLVSEAAHPEANIIFGAVIDDALGDEVRVTVIAAGFDGGQPPAKRDNVLGSSSAKREEPAPARQAESRPSFGSLGSVTPKEDPEPAPEPVRDIPVAPPVTPAPRTYSDSAAEELDVPDFLK; from the coding sequence GTGGCAGCACCGCAGAACTACCTCGCAGTCATCAAAGTCATCGGTGTCGGCGGCGGTGGTGTCAATGCCATCAACCGGATGATCGAGGTCGGTCTCAAGGGCGTCGAGTTCATCGCCATCAACACCGACGCGCAAGCTCTGTTGATGAGCGACGCCGACGTCAAGCTGGACGTCGGCCGTGAACTCACCCGCGGACTCGGCGCCGGAGCCAACCCGGCCGTCGGCCGCAAGGCCGCCGAGGACCACCGCGAGGAGATCGAGGAGGTCCTCAAGGGGGCCGACATGGTCTTCGTGACAGCCGGTGAAGGCGGCGGCACCGGCACCGGCGGCGCGCCCGTCGTGGCCAACATCGCCCGCTCGCTCGGTGCCCTCACCATCGGTGTGGTCACGCGCCCGTTCACCTTCGAGGGACGGCGCCGCGCGAACCAGGCCGAGGACGGCATCGCCGAACTCCGCGAAGAGGTCGACACCCTCATCGTCATCCCGAACGACCGGCTGCTGTCCATCTCGGACCGCCAGGTCTCGGTGCTGGACGCCTTCAAGTCGGCCGACCAGGTCCTGCTCTCCGGTGTCCAGGGCATCACCGACCTCATCACCACCCCGGGCCTCATCAACCTCGACTTCGCCGACGTCAAGTCGGTCATGTCCGAGGCCGGCTCGGCCCTGATGGGCATCGGCTCGGCCCGCGGCGACGACCGCGCGGTGGCCGCTGCCGAGATGGCGATCTCCTCGCCGTTGCTGGAGGCGTCCATCGACGGCGCCCGCGGTGTCCTGCTCTCCATCTCCGGTGGTTCCGACCTCGGTCTGTTCGAGATCAACGAGGCCGCCCAGCTGGTGAGCGAGGCCGCCCACCCCGAAGCCAACATCATCTTCGGCGCGGTGATCGACGACGCCCTCGGAGACGAGGTCCGGGTCACGGTGATCGCGGCCGGCTTCGACGGCGGCCAGCCGCCCGCCAAGCGGGACAACGTCCTCGGCTCCTCCTCGGCCAAGCGCGAGGAGCCGGCCCCGGCGCGGCAGGCCGAGAGCCGTCCGTCCTTCGGATCGCTCGGCAGCGTGACCCCGAAGGAGGACCCGGAGCCCGCTCCGGAGCCGGTCAGGGACATCCCGGTCGCCCCGCCGGTCACGCCGGCGCCGCGGACCTACTCGGACAGCGCGGCCGAGGAACTGGACGTACCGGACTTCCTCAAGTGA